One window of Acidobacteriaceae bacterium genomic DNA carries:
- a CDS encoding TIM barrel protein, with protein MNRREFLAASLAATAVSAQPSRPEGPRFAHRQAQMPLPPGQNVFEFAAKIPGLSGVQLQMFWQGEDISQGDRARELKLQARDNGMLTPSIAGIWQHGENIFAGAVAERAINNAIRTAATLEAGVILVVMFKENCPDMSDPKSYGPVVELFRRMAPRAADAHTKLCVETSLLPEHDRKLIEMVNHPAFRVYFDATNVETYHPGSSLSGILTLRNYIGEVHLKNGDRLLNQEPAKVNWAEAIREFRVIHYNHWYCFETEHASPERCIADTVANMAFVRQQLSSHA; from the coding sequence GTGAATCGCCGGGAATTCCTCGCCGCATCTTTGGCGGCCACTGCAGTCAGCGCACAACCGTCTCGTCCTGAGGGGCCGCGGTTCGCGCATCGCCAGGCGCAAATGCCGCTACCGCCTGGTCAGAATGTGTTTGAGTTTGCGGCGAAGATTCCGGGGCTGTCGGGTGTGCAACTGCAGATGTTCTGGCAGGGTGAGGACATCTCCCAGGGTGACCGCGCACGCGAATTGAAACTGCAGGCACGCGACAACGGAATGCTCACGCCATCGATCGCCGGCATCTGGCAACACGGCGAAAACATCTTCGCCGGCGCGGTAGCTGAGCGTGCGATCAACAATGCGATCCGCACCGCTGCCACACTCGAAGCCGGTGTCATCCTTGTCGTCATGTTCAAGGAAAATTGTCCGGACATGAGTGACCCGAAGTCGTACGGTCCGGTCGTGGAGTTATTTCGCAGGATGGCGCCGCGGGCAGCAGACGCGCACACAAAGCTTTGTGTGGAGACTTCCCTGCTTCCGGAGCATGATCGCAAGCTGATCGAGATGGTGAACCATCCGGCGTTCCGCGTCTACTTCGACGCAACAAATGTCGAAACCTATCATCCTGGTTCGTCGCTGTCTGGCATCCTGACTCTTCGCAACTATATTGGCGAGGTTCACCTCAAGAATGGAGACCGCTTATTAAACCAGGAGCCTGCCAAGGTCAACTGGGCGGAAGCGATTCGTGAGTTTCGTGTGATCCATTACAACCATTGGTATTGCTTCGAGACCGAGCACGCCTCGCCCGAGCGATGCATCGCAGACACAGTTGCAAACATGGCTTTCGTACGCCAGCAGCTTTCGTCGCACGCCTGA
- the crtI gene encoding phytoene desaturase family protein: MSGYQPWSKKHIIIVGAGPGGLASAMLLAQRGFRVQVFEKQHTIGGRNARVTLGEYSFDLGPTFLMMKFLLDELFAEGGRRSSDYLQFRRLDPMYALTFPDKIMRARSEPDAMKAEIERHFPGEGASFDCFIERESLRFKKLYPCLQKPYGTLASLISPTLLGAVPHVALGRSLHNVLADYFRSEELRLAFTFQSKYLGMSPWDCPGLFTMIPYTEHAHGVYHVMGGLSRISEAFAEVAREEGAEIHVSTPVKRILLDGRRSCGVELENGEKILCDDVVINADFGHAMSTLFESERLRSRYRPDQLRKQRFSCSTFMMYIGLDRKYNVDHHTIIFAKNYKKNIEAITRGQASFEDMSLYIRNSAVTDPSSAPEGHSAVYVLVPVANNTSGINWTEQKEKCREYVLRTLRERTAFGDITPHIRQEMIITPEDWEHKHSVFLGATFNMAHSWNQMLYMRPHNEFEEFSNCYLVGGGTHPGSGLPTIFESARIAANLLCQKYEIPHPVAKPLELAHA, from the coding sequence ATGAGCGGCTACCAGCCATGGTCCAAGAAACACATCATCATCGTAGGTGCGGGGCCCGGTGGCCTGGCGAGTGCAATGCTTCTTGCGCAGCGTGGCTTCCGTGTGCAGGTCTTTGAGAAACAGCACACCATCGGAGGACGTAACGCCAGGGTCACGCTGGGCGAGTACAGCTTTGATCTTGGGCCCACTTTCCTCATGATGAAGTTCCTTCTCGACGAACTCTTCGCTGAGGGAGGGCGCAGGTCAAGCGACTATCTCCAGTTTCGCAGGCTGGATCCGATGTACGCGCTGACCTTTCCGGACAAGATCATGCGCGCCCGATCCGAACCGGACGCGATGAAGGCTGAGATCGAGCGCCACTTTCCCGGAGAGGGAGCGAGCTTCGACTGCTTCATTGAGCGCGAGAGTCTGCGCTTCAAGAAGCTTTATCCGTGCCTGCAGAAGCCCTACGGCACACTTGCGAGCCTCATCAGTCCAACTCTTCTCGGCGCCGTACCGCACGTCGCCCTTGGACGCTCTCTGCACAACGTGCTCGCCGATTACTTCCGGTCCGAGGAGCTGCGACTGGCATTCACGTTTCAGTCTAAGTATCTGGGCATGTCACCGTGGGATTGTCCCGGACTGTTCACAATGATTCCCTACACGGAGCACGCTCATGGCGTTTACCACGTGATGGGAGGTCTGTCGAGAATCAGCGAAGCCTTCGCCGAAGTGGCGCGCGAGGAAGGAGCTGAGATCCACGTCTCTACTCCAGTCAAGCGCATCCTTCTCGATGGTCGCCGGAGTTGCGGAGTCGAGTTGGAGAATGGTGAAAAAATCTTATGCGATGACGTAGTTATCAACGCCGACTTCGGCCACGCGATGAGCACGTTGTTCGAGAGCGAGCGCCTTCGCTCACGCTATCGGCCCGATCAGTTGAGGAAGCAGCGCTTCTCCTGCTCAACCTTCATGATGTACATAGGTCTCGATCGGAAGTACAACGTTGACCATCACACAATCATCTTTGCCAAGAACTACAAGAAGAACATCGAGGCTATCACCAGAGGGCAAGCGAGCTTTGAGGATATGTCGCTTTATATCCGGAACTCCGCAGTTACCGACCCATCCTCGGCACCTGAGGGTCACTCGGCCGTCTACGTTCTCGTTCCGGTCGCTAACAACACCAGCGGGATCAACTGGACAGAGCAGAAGGAGAAATGCCGGGAATACGTTCTCAGAACACTTCGCGAACGGACAGCCTTTGGCGACATTACGCCGCACATTAGACAGGAAATGATCATCACTCCCGAAGACTGGGAGCACAAGCACTCCGTATTTCTGGGCGCCACCTTCAACATGGCGCACAGCTGGAATCAGATGCTTTACATGCGCCCTCATAACGAATTCGAAGAGTTTTCGAATTGTTATCTCGTTGGAGGTGGGACGCATCCAGGCAGTGGTCTGCCAACCATTTTCGAGTCCGCCCGAATCGCAGCGAATCTGCTCTGCCAAAAGTACGAGATTCCACATCCGGTGGCTAAGCCGCTGGAGCTGGCACACGCATGA
- a CDS encoding glycosyltransferase produces MIVPLIIAVVGLSAGFFLIRRVPVCPPACAYDAPGLSIVIPARNEERNLARLLASLPAAGAPPLEVLVVDDESTDETAAIAEALGAKVVRSKPLPPGWTGKAWACQQGAEGSSGRILLFLDADTYLRPGGLDRTLSLWSRYRDPRLVFSILPYHETRAEYEQLSLVFNILMAAGAGGFGVRVVPRLFGQSLLIDKSTYFAAGGHSAVRDVILENLRLSSRIQESGGRILCFGGRGTMHMRMFPDGMRQMSESWAKAFVQGAAASGQGVVMYSIVWISALWSVVLMIGFDVANRGALLMIYLLLALQLAWLARQFGSYRLLTCLIYPVPLSYYCAVFSRSALRRMLKQKSVWRGREV; encoded by the coding sequence GTGATCGTGCCACTAATCATTGCGGTGGTTGGACTCAGCGCGGGATTTTTCTTGATACGGAGGGTACCCGTGTGTCCACCAGCGTGCGCGTACGACGCACCGGGGTTATCGATCGTCATTCCCGCTCGCAATGAGGAACGGAACCTGGCCCGATTGCTAGCCTCGCTTCCGGCGGCCGGAGCACCTCCACTTGAAGTCCTCGTCGTTGACGATGAATCTACAGATGAAACCGCGGCTATAGCAGAGGCCCTAGGCGCGAAGGTGGTGCGATCCAAGCCTTTACCACCCGGCTGGACGGGAAAAGCGTGGGCCTGTCAGCAAGGAGCAGAAGGTTCGTCGGGCAGGATACTGCTGTTTCTTGATGCAGACACATACCTGCGACCGGGCGGCCTTGATCGCACGCTCTCACTGTGGTCTCGTTACCGCGACCCCCGCCTTGTGTTTTCAATCCTGCCGTATCACGAGACGAGAGCAGAGTATGAGCAACTCTCGCTGGTTTTCAACATCCTGATGGCTGCGGGTGCCGGCGGATTCGGAGTTCGCGTTGTGCCTCGCCTCTTCGGGCAGTCGCTGCTGATCGATAAGTCGACGTACTTTGCTGCAGGAGGACATTCCGCGGTACGCGATGTCATCCTCGAGAACCTGCGGCTCTCGAGCAGAATTCAGGAATCCGGCGGACGCATTCTCTGCTTCGGCGGCCGCGGAACAATGCACATGCGAATGTTCCCTGACGGGATGCGTCAGATGTCGGAGAGCTGGGCCAAAGCATTCGTGCAGGGCGCCGCTGCCTCAGGTCAAGGCGTTGTTATGTACTCCATCGTCTGGATCTCAGCACTCTGGAGCGTCGTCCTGATGATCGGATTCGATGTCGCGAATCGCGGCGCCTTGTTGATGATCTATCTTCTGCTTGCGTTGCAGCTCGCGTGGCTGGCGCGGCAGTTCGGGAGCTACCGGCTCCTCACGTGTCTCATCTACCCTGTCCCGCTCAGCTACTACTGTGCGGTATTCAGTCGGTCTGCATTGCGACGCATGTTAAAGCAAAAATCGGTGTGGCGAGGGCGGGAGGTATGA
- a CDS encoding aldehyde dehydrogenase family protein, with product MTPLTASRILLRAREAQRDWAALKVSRKCKMLRRLRREIAASAEQIAGTIAAEVAKPALDALSGDVLVTLEHLRYYERHAVRILRKERVGKPWIFFRGSQFESYPEPHGVALIFGASNYPFQLSVIPLATALVAGNAVVLKCSERTPATASVIAHLCERAGLPRGLVQVLCSGPDEAAALIDARPDFIFFTGSSANGRAVAEHAARNLIPCALELGGKDAAIVFADCNLKRAIEGITYGAFSNDGRVCVAVKRVYVETGIYAGFLECFKDRLKRLNVGPDLGADLCPEPGGFSICLQQQIEDALARGAILEFPEQAEKLTAGPVVLSNVPREARILLEELFGPVVCVSSFQDEEEAVALANASEFALSSSVWTSDRKHGRKVASQLSSGSCAVNDVIRVIANPFAPFGGNRSSGYGRYHGPEGLRTFSRVKTVMISNDSAAREIHWFPFAEKITRQLASVIRLRHGGFRSFARFSILLSLIFSAFLAVAWAGRTGPETHFSVRVSLAPGAHGELAYLIFASANGFPSDRDKAVRRGFLPIANRSQMIEFSTDLPAGTYAVSVYEDLNGNHKLDRNFLGIPREPVGVSNNPPARHGAPRFEECSFRLSGANQTISITVVPTA from the coding sequence ATGACCCCGCTCACGGCAAGCCGAATTCTACTCCGCGCACGAGAGGCGCAGCGGGATTGGGCCGCGCTGAAGGTATCCAGAAAGTGCAAGATGCTTCGACGTCTCCGGCGTGAGATTGCGGCCAGCGCCGAACAAATCGCAGGCACCATTGCAGCGGAAGTAGCTAAGCCTGCTCTTGATGCGCTCTCAGGAGATGTTCTGGTCACGCTAGAGCATCTTCGGTACTACGAACGCCATGCGGTGCGAATTCTTCGCAAAGAACGAGTAGGCAAGCCATGGATCTTCTTCCGCGGATCACAATTCGAGAGTTATCCGGAACCTCACGGCGTAGCTCTCATATTCGGCGCCTCTAACTACCCCTTCCAACTATCCGTAATACCACTTGCGACGGCTCTTGTTGCTGGAAATGCCGTGGTGCTTAAGTGTTCTGAACGCACTCCTGCAACGGCATCGGTCATCGCACACCTTTGCGAGCGTGCCGGGCTGCCGAGAGGACTTGTGCAGGTTCTGTGTTCCGGACCAGATGAAGCTGCGGCGCTCATCGACGCTCGGCCAGACTTTATCTTCTTTACCGGGAGCAGCGCAAACGGCCGCGCGGTAGCTGAGCATGCAGCGAGGAATCTGATTCCTTGCGCTCTCGAACTGGGCGGCAAAGACGCCGCAATCGTATTCGCAGACTGCAATCTCAAACGCGCCATCGAGGGCATCACCTACGGTGCGTTTTCGAACGACGGACGCGTGTGCGTTGCTGTCAAGCGCGTCTATGTCGAGACCGGCATATATGCCGGCTTCCTTGAATGTTTCAAGGATCGCTTGAAGCGCCTCAATGTTGGCCCAGATCTCGGAGCCGATCTCTGCCCCGAGCCGGGCGGATTCTCGATCTGCTTGCAACAACAGATCGAGGATGCGCTGGCCCGCGGTGCCATCCTTGAGTTTCCAGAGCAAGCGGAAAAGCTTACTGCCGGTCCTGTGGTGCTCTCGAATGTTCCTCGGGAAGCCCGTATCCTCCTCGAAGAATTGTTTGGCCCTGTTGTCTGCGTTTCTTCGTTCCAAGATGAAGAAGAAGCAGTAGCGCTCGCAAACGCCAGCGAGTTTGCATTGAGCAGTAGCGTGTGGACGAGCGATCGCAAGCACGGCCGCAAAGTCGCGTCGCAACTCTCGTCCGGCAGCTGCGCCGTCAATGACGTAATCCGTGTGATTGCAAACCCGTTCGCACCTTTTGGCGGCAATCGCTCGAGCGGCTACGGGCGCTATCACGGCCCGGAAGGGCTCCGTACGTTTTCGCGGGTTAAGACTGTCATGATCTCGAATGACAGCGCAGCGCGGGAGATCCATTGGTTTCCGTTCGCAGAAAAGATAACTCGTCAGCTTGCGTCGGTCATCCGGCTGCGGCACGGGGGATTCCGTTCGTTCGCGCGCTTTTCCATATTGCTATCGCTGATCTTTTCAGCGTTTTTAGCGGTCGCGTGGGCGGGACGGACAGGCCCGGAAACTCATTTTTCAGTACGCGTCAGCCTGGCGCCCGGCGCACACGGCGAGCTGGCGTACCTGATCTTTGCTTCAGCAAACGGCTTCCCAAGTGACCGCGATAAAGCTGTCCGCCGCGGTTTTCTTCCGATTGCAAATCGCTCGCAAATGATCGAGTTCAGCACGGATCTTCCCGCCGGCACGTACGCTGTGAGCGTCTACGAAGATCTGAACGGAAATCACAAGTTGGATCGCAACTTTTTAGGAATTCCGCGCGAACCGGTGGGTGTCTCCAACAATCCGCCTGCTCGCCATGGCGCGCCACGATTTGAGGAATGCTCGTTCCGGCTGAGTGGAGCCAACCAGACGATATCCATCACGGTGGTTCCAACAGCATGA
- a CDS encoding XRE family transcriptional regulator: MAESIRPYAIADKLRTLRLRRSMGLAQLSEHTGLSVAMLSRLENGRLLPTLPTLTRIALVFNVGLDYFFSDPRKRHVVAVARRSEREILPSDPKEAGSVPWHFESLDFRVNERKLNGYLAHFHPVAPERVTPHFHPGVELLYLIEGKLEMIVGTEHYTLSRGDSIYFDSMQKHSYRSLSKAPCAAVVVTTGQNR; this comes from the coding sequence ATCGCAGAGTCGATACGACCGTATGCGATTGCGGACAAACTGCGCACCCTGAGGCTGAGGCGCAGTATGGGCCTTGCACAACTGTCCGAACACACCGGACTTTCAGTAGCGATGCTCTCCCGGTTAGAGAATGGTCGTCTACTGCCAACTTTACCGACCCTTACCCGAATCGCTCTGGTCTTCAACGTTGGTCTTGACTATTTTTTCAGCGATCCAAGGAAGCGCCATGTCGTCGCCGTCGCCCGACGCAGCGAACGCGAGATTCTACCGTCAGATCCAAAAGAGGCAGGTTCGGTTCCGTGGCATTTCGAGAGCCTCGACTTTCGCGTGAACGAACGTAAGCTTAACGGCTACCTAGCTCACTTCCACCCGGTTGCTCCCGAACGTGTCACTCCGCACTTCCATCCGGGAGTTGAGCTTCTGTATCTAATCGAGGGAAAGCTGGAAATGATCGTTGGTACAGAGCACTACACACTCTCCCGGGGCGATTCAATCTATTTCGACTCCATGCAGAAGCATTCCTACCGGAGTCTGTCCAAAGCTCCATGCGCAGCTGTCGTTGTTACGACCGGTCAGAACCGATAA
- the crtI gene encoding phytoene desaturase family protein — protein MMNNQKVIVIGAGLGGMSAAIMLARSGAQVTVLEKNAHVGGKLNVLETKGFSFDLGPSIFTLPQIFRPLFEGDGQTLEDYFSLQRVDPQWRNFFEDGVVLDLWEDRERMRYELARFGPTAFEEYQRFLEYSRRQYDIVERGYLSHGFDTFGEFMRFYGWKDARDLDFLHTMSGSIHKRLSNKYLRDTFEYFIKYVGSSALDSPAFMNLMPNIQMQFGLWYVAGGMYQLARAFKKRLDETGVALCLNHEVLRITRNGRKVTGVEVRNGDGTCRILPADYVVSNMEVIPAMRRLLDMPDQAMKKLERFEPSCSGIVLHLGLDRVYPQLAHHNFFYSNDLHAHFRRVFREKKLPDDPTIYLVAPTRSDPTQAPVGCDNIKILPHIPHVNERHPYTRQDYVALKELCLDKLERMGLTDLRRHIIVEDFWTPFDIEERYNSNRGSIYGVVCDRRRNFAFKAPKRSKEFSNLFFVGGSVNPGAGMPMVALSGQLVAKTILEDAAERHS, from the coding sequence ATGATGAACAATCAAAAGGTCATCGTAATTGGCGCCGGCTTGGGCGGAATGTCCGCAGCCATTATGTTGGCACGCAGTGGCGCTCAAGTAACCGTCCTGGAGAAGAACGCGCACGTCGGCGGCAAGTTGAATGTCCTCGAGACAAAAGGATTCAGTTTTGATCTCGGCCCTTCGATTTTCACGCTCCCACAGATATTTCGACCGCTGTTCGAAGGCGACGGGCAGACACTCGAAGATTACTTTTCCCTTCAGCGGGTCGATCCGCAGTGGCGGAACTTCTTCGAAGACGGGGTCGTGCTCGATCTTTGGGAAGATCGCGAACGCATGCGATACGAACTCGCTCGATTTGGCCCCACCGCATTCGAAGAGTACCAACGCTTCCTGGAATACTCGCGCCGTCAATACGACATCGTTGAGCGTGGATATCTGAGCCACGGATTCGACACCTTCGGTGAGTTCATGCGTTTCTACGGGTGGAAAGACGCGCGGGACCTCGACTTTCTGCACACAATGTCCGGCAGCATCCACAAGCGGCTGAGCAATAAGTACCTTCGCGACACATTCGAGTACTTCATCAAGTATGTGGGCTCTAGTGCGCTCGACTCGCCGGCTTTTATGAATCTCATGCCGAATATCCAGATGCAGTTCGGGCTCTGGTACGTCGCGGGCGGAATGTATCAACTCGCGCGCGCGTTTAAAAAGCGTCTCGATGAGACCGGCGTCGCGCTCTGCTTGAACCACGAGGTGCTGCGAATTACTCGCAATGGAAGGAAAGTGACTGGCGTGGAGGTTCGCAATGGCGACGGCACTTGCCGGATACTACCTGCCGACTATGTTGTCTCGAACATGGAAGTGATCCCCGCCATGCGGCGGTTGCTCGATATGCCCGATCAGGCCATGAAGAAGCTCGAGCGTTTCGAGCCTTCGTGCTCCGGCATCGTGCTGCATCTCGGGCTTGATCGCGTCTATCCGCAGCTCGCTCATCACAACTTTTTTTACTCGAACGATCTTCATGCTCACTTCCGCCGCGTTTTCCGCGAGAAGAAGCTGCCCGACGATCCGACGATCTACCTGGTAGCACCGACGCGCAGTGATCCGACGCAGGCACCGGTAGGATGCGACAACATCAAGATACTTCCGCATATTCCGCACGTTAATGAGCGGCATCCCTACACTCGACAGGATTATGTAGCGCTCAAGGAGCTCTGTCTCGACAAGCTGGAGCGTATGGGACTCACGGATCTGCGCCGCCACATTATTGTGGAAGACTTCTGGACACCTTTCGACATTGAAGAGCGCTACAACTCTAATCGCGGATCGATCTACGGCGTGGTGTGCGACAGGCGTCGCAACTTCGCGTTCAAAGCGCCTAAGCGTAGTAAGGAGTTCAGCAATCTCTTCTTCGTGGGCGGAAGCGTGAATCCGGGCGCAGGGATGCCTATGGTTGCGCTCAGCGGACAGTTGGTAGCGAAGACCATACTTGAGGATGCAGCGGAGCGACACTCGTGA
- a CDS encoding sugar phosphate isomerase/epimerase family protein, producing MHKLNRRTFLGTAAAASLTWRSMAQALKPRVGCQANGFVTRTGDFEALLPVLRTIASLGYAGFECNNHLVQSQFANPAEAHKKIQATGLEFIGMHMSMNEADSSLDAICAGGAALGCRNIVMSAAGLSPAGVFTPDALAEKAAHLERYGKICKAHGITLAYHNHMPEFANHNAEMQGLADRTNPELVSFLMDAGHAYQGGGDPAEFLRRNPRRLVGCHLKTFRNKTEQVPLGQGDFGFEYLAAAIRSTGWHGWLIDEEGGGKTADSAAVGPDRAYIHRIFGV from the coding sequence ATGCACAAGCTCAATCGCAGAACATTCCTCGGTACAGCGGCTGCAGCAAGCCTCACGTGGAGGTCAATGGCGCAAGCCCTGAAGCCGCGAGTCGGCTGCCAAGCGAATGGATTTGTGACGCGTACCGGCGACTTTGAAGCGCTGCTGCCGGTCTTGAGGACGATCGCCTCACTGGGATATGCCGGATTCGAGTGCAACAACCATCTGGTGCAAAGCCAATTTGCGAATCCAGCCGAGGCCCACAAGAAGATTCAGGCCACGGGGCTCGAGTTTATCGGGATGCACATGTCCATGAATGAAGCTGATAGTAGTTTGGACGCGATCTGCGCGGGAGGTGCTGCGCTCGGCTGTCGCAATATCGTCATGAGTGCCGCAGGGCTCTCTCCTGCAGGCGTATTTACGCCCGACGCGCTGGCGGAGAAGGCGGCGCATCTCGAACGCTACGGAAAGATATGCAAGGCGCATGGGATAACTCTGGCCTACCACAACCACATGCCGGAGTTCGCCAACCACAATGCCGAGATGCAAGGACTCGCGGACCGCACGAACCCAGAACTGGTCAGCTTCCTTATGGATGCAGGGCACGCCTATCAGGGCGGAGGTGATCCTGCCGAGTTTCTCCGCCGAAATCCCCGCCGACTCGTCGGATGCCACCTGAAGACCTTCAGGAACAAAACAGAACAAGTACCTCTGGGCCAGGGTGACTTCGGCTTTGAGTATCTTGCCGCCGCCATCCGCAGCACAGGATGGCACGGCTGGCTGATCGATGAAGAAGGCGGCGGCAAGACGGCCGACAGCGCCGCCGTGGGTCCTGATCGTGCTTACATTCATAGGATCTTTGGAGTGTGA
- a CDS encoding glycoside hydrolase family 27 protein yields the protein MRAFACALLLMFGAGSVSTAQRAPEVSPPATTIIAATPPMGWSTWNHYAHNISDKLIREQADAMVASGMRDAGYVYVHIDGGWEGQRDANGVLHPLPTFPDMKALGDYIHSKGLKFGLYSGPGPVTCAGAEASYGHEEQDAQMFASWGVDYLKYDLCSYRMIMQIESGGDVTKAESMMRAAYDKMHRAILKTGRPMVFSLCQYGLGEVWEWGPQVGGNMWRTSNDINDTYERMMSIADRQSGLSRFAGRGHWNDPDFLEVGNSGMTFDEQKSHFSLWALLAAPLMAGNDLTDMSAQTKSILLNRDVIAVDQDPLGKAGERVSQQGPLEVWARPLSGGAVAVGLFNQLTSATHMILNLTDLGIHGDAEAEDLWTHSKIGVLHESYTAVVPSHGVVMLRLRPSHQ from the coding sequence ATGCGCGCCTTCGCATGCGCACTGTTACTGATGTTTGGCGCTGGATCAGTAAGTACGGCGCAGCGTGCACCTGAGGTTAGTCCACCCGCGACAACAATCATTGCTGCGACTCCACCGATGGGTTGGAGCACCTGGAACCATTACGCTCACAACATCTCGGACAAGCTGATCCGTGAACAGGCAGATGCAATGGTTGCGAGCGGTATGCGCGACGCGGGCTACGTGTACGTGCACATTGACGGTGGTTGGGAGGGGCAGCGCGACGCAAACGGCGTCCTGCATCCGCTGCCCACGTTTCCAGACATGAAAGCGCTCGGCGACTACATCCATTCCAAAGGTCTGAAGTTTGGTCTGTACAGCGGCCCGGGCCCGGTCACATGCGCAGGCGCCGAGGCAAGTTACGGGCACGAAGAACAGGACGCCCAGATGTTTGCGAGCTGGGGTGTGGACTACCTGAAATACGACCTCTGCAGCTATCGCATGATCATGCAGATTGAATCCGGCGGCGATGTAACAAAGGCCGAGTCAATGATGCGGGCAGCATACGACAAAATGCACCGGGCAATCCTGAAGACCGGGCGCCCGATGGTTTTTAGCTTGTGCCAGTACGGACTTGGCGAGGTATGGGAATGGGGTCCGCAGGTGGGGGGCAACATGTGGCGCACAAGCAATGACATCAATGACACCTATGAGCGCATGATGTCTATCGCGGACCGCCAATCCGGCCTCTCACGCTTTGCCGGCCGCGGCCATTGGAATGATCCCGACTTTCTCGAAGTCGGAAACAGTGGAATGACCTTTGACGAACAGAAGTCGCACTTCAGCTTATGGGCACTGCTGGCTGCCCCGTTGATGGCAGGCAACGATCTCACGGATATGTCAGCGCAGACGAAGAGCATTCTGCTGAATCGTGATGTCATTGCGGTGGATCAGGATCCTCTCGGCAAGGCTGGCGAGCGCGTGTCGCAGCAAGGACCACTTGAGGTGTGGGCACGTCCGCTGAGCGGTGGCGCAGTGGCAGTAGGCCTCTTCAATCAACTCACATCCGCAACTCACATGATCCTCAACCTCACAGATCTCGGAATTCACGGCGACGCGGAAGCGGAAGACCTGTGGACGCACAGCAAGATCGGCGTCCTGCACGAAAGCTATACCGCAGTGGTACCAAGCCACGGAGTAGTTATGCTGCGGCTGCGCCCCTCGCACCAGTAA